The following are encoded together in the Drosophila takahashii strain IR98-3 E-12201 chromosome X, DtakHiC1v2, whole genome shotgun sequence genome:
- the PIP82 gene encoding protein PIP82: protein MSHQHQQQQFHHHHQHIHQVQSESQLERRSSSDLEPNRNRHTDRIGSSMDFRNLCQRIDVESLRAKLPQLKLPKSLPKLRGRKIFRSSRSGTDAAGEGGAGGAVAVGRSSKDAGGGGAAHQSQHHLQVAAPQSQQFINRTPQRISTISSLMYEGEQLEEQLGRSQPGTYRSAGSLDDDYYAPGSGERASRPISPIKIPASPQGNTKAPVTSLTQRLQRGYKSLSELRIRHIFARQTTVRRDQIEVDRYVEQYERELATEKLARERRDREIAENYDIQIKTLAGSRQNTFDDDAELEHRQLEQRSKLAQSHETDESGMEATPPSLPSRRKPGIAATRFAKVRKPPLEMEEQSAEREETPPRPSSYRQFVSKLPSLPNLPQFSRSKEDPARQAENEGALEIQSNSKFGLRQNIKRLRKSIKRPAKMKGKASVNPRDSDEEENEGEEKEKEPPLPPGKISSSGNLRARLSRFASTEQLQQRWRKSFKERAPKGDETKEDATKPGGVLGGLLLGSQLEKTLAKLNERMHQLKFFQRNSNENPAKAREPPKPNTVGHEPVEIDDDEELAATYHRSDSLEHEDPDGQDDSGEDISAEEAFGQMQPEEEEQSSSLSGNATTHAARQMAKLAEIQAASKSGAAAWSSESLEEIADEDYPRVLIHQEHSDAYESTLIIAVASAKGSGMRTSPYPEIKISKPGPQRLSCSPPEKSKSRSRSPSPEFKTPKCDSNSAWLPNERIIAGFKEQANWPAPALYKPKSIDIFEGSSAAFADFDEALRNAPVLRISAGSSIDTSGEEADDSSSRVTRIRVQSPQIGNSRESLMAQEEEEDCYSEEEEEDRDASERPPSESPPPPPLPQRRPPPKRPATPPIYDAVPPPLPISKPPPPPPPPAEVAPPAEAPPVPSPTPIARTMPQRSASMSRPAKPLVKTSSLRLTYREQVRPGDVGKVNKLISRFEGGRPRLCPRRMHSEGEEEAEEVEVDLPEMEKILELQMSEKRAVDSVTPTNRGAVLIPQITLNNNNQDDDEIVGSGKKKTMELALDRQNSNCSRSEYGSPLSFPSSRRSSTPTNISIPNLSSNPNQNQNLNQNQNPNPNANQILQHQRRSRRSMTRDDDNFYSFDSDEENSYYSISPSGSSRYVVEI from the exons ATGAGCCACCagcatcaacagcagcaattcCATCATCACCATCAGCACATCCATCAGGTGCAATCGGAATCGCAATTGGAGCGACGTAGCTCCTCCGATTTGGAACCAAATAGGAATAGGCACACGGATCGCATTGGCTCCTCAATGGATTTTCGGAATCTATGCCAGCGCATCGATGTGGAAAGTTTGAGAG CCAAATTGCCCCAATTGAAGTTGCCCAAATCGCTGCCCAAGTTGCGTGGTCGCAAGATATTTCGCAGTTCCCGCAGTGGAACAGATGCAGCtggagaaggaggagcaggaggagcagtaGCAGTGGGGAGATCCTCCAAAgatgcaggaggaggaggagcagcccaCCAATCGCAGCACCACCTTCAAGTGGCGGCTCCGCAATCGCAGCAGTTCATAAACCGAACGCCCCAGCGGATCTCCACGATCAGTTCGCTGATGTACGAGGGcgagcagctggaggagcagctgggTAGATCTCAGCCAGGAACCTACAGAAGCGCTGGCAGTCTGGATGATGACTACTATGCTCCGGGCAGCGGAGAGCGAGCATCGCGACCCATTAGTCCCATCAAGATACCAGCCTCGCCGCAGGGGAATACCAAGGCCCCCGTTACCTCGCTAACCCAACGATTGCAGCGGGGCTACAAGAGCCTCAGCGAACTGAGGATCAGGCACATCTTCGCCAGGCAGACGACGGTGCGAAGGGACCAAATCGAGGTGGATCGCTATGTGGAGCAGTACGAGCGGGAGCTCGCCACGGAGAAGTTGGCCAGGGAGCGGCGGGATCGGGAGATAGCCGAGAACTATGACATCCAGATCAAGACGCTGGCGGGCAGCCGGCAGAACACCTTCGACGACGACGCGGAGCTGGAGCACCGACAGCTCGAGCAGAGGAGCAAGTTGGCCCAAAGCCACGAGACGGACGAGAGCGGCATGGAGGCCACGCCGCCGAGTCTGCCGAGTCGCCGGAAGCCCGGGATAGCGGCCACCAGGTTCGCCAAGGTGCGGAAGCCTCCGCTGGAAATGGAGGAGCAATCGGCGGAGCGGGAGGAGACTCCACCACGTCCCAGTAGCTATAGGCAGTTTGTCAGCAAGTTGCCCAGTCTACCGAACCTCCCACAGTTCTCCAGGAGCAAAGAGGATCCAGCCAGGCAGGCGGAGAATGAGGGAGCACTGGAAATCCAATCCAATTCCAAGTTTGGCCTGAGGCAAAACATCAAGAGACTCCGAAAGTCCATCAAACGACCGGCCAAGATGAAAGGCAAGGCTTCGGTAAATCCACGAGATTCGGATGAGGAGGAAAACGAAggagaggagaaggagaaggagccaCCACTACCACCTGGCAAGATCAGCTCCTCGGGGAATCTGCGAGCCCGTCTCAGTCGCTTTGCCTCCacggagcaactgcagcagcgcTGGCGAAAGAGCTTCAAGGAGCGGGCTCCCAAAGGGGATGAAACCAAGGAGGATGCCACGAAACCAGGAGGTGTCCTGGGTGGCCTGCTGCTGGGCTCGCAGCTGGAGAAGACCCTGGCCAAACTGAACGAGCGGATGCATCAGCTCAAGTTTTTTCAGCGAAACTCCAACGAGAATCCAGCGAAAGCGAGGGAGCCACCCAAACCGAATACCGTGGGCCATGAGCCCGTGGAGATCGATGACGATGAGGAGCTGGCGGCCACCTACCATCGCAGCGATAGCCTCGAGCATGAGGATCCGGATGGGCAGGATGACAGCGGCGAGGATATATCCGCTGAGGAGGCCTTTGGCCAGATGCAACCGGAGGAGGAAGAGCAATCGTCATCCCTATCGGGAAATGCGACCACCCACGCTGCTCGCCAAATGGCAAAGCTGGCGGAGATTCAGGCGGCGTCAAAGAGCGGAGCGGCCGCCTGGAGCAGCGAATCGCTGGAGGAGATCGCCGACGAGGACTATCCGCGGGTGCTCATCCACCAGGAGCACTCGGATGCCTACGAGTCCACGCTGATCATAGCGGTGGCCTCGGCGAAGGGCAGTGGAATGAGAACTTCACCCTATCCGGAGATTAAAATCTCTAAGCCAGGACCTCAAAGGTTATCCTGCTCTCCTCCAGAGAAATCGAAATCTCGATCTCGATCTCCTTCACCCGAATTCAAGACCCCGAAATGCGATTCCAACAGCGCTTGGCTGCCCAACGAACGGATCATCGCCGGCTTCAAGGAGCAGGCCAACTGGCCAGCTCCCGCCTTGTACAAGCCCAAGAGCATCGACATCTTCGAGGGCTCCTCCGCGGCCTTTGCCGACTTCGATGAGGCACTGCGCAATGCACCCGTCCTGAGGATCAGTGCCGGCAGTAGCATCGATACCAGTGGCGAGGAGGCGGACGACAGTAGCTCCCGGGTGACCAGAATCCGCGTGCAGAGTCCGCAGATTGGCAACAGCAGGGAGAGCCTGATGgcccaggaggaggaggaggattgctattcggaggaggaggaggaggacaggGATGCCTCGGAGCGACCGCCTTCGGAGtcgccaccaccgccgccactTCCACAGCGACGTCCGCCGCCCAAGCGACCGGCCACTCCGCCCATTTACGATGCAGTGCCTCCGCCGCTGCCCATTAGCaagccacctcctcctcctcctccgccggcagAGGTAGCTCCTCCAGCAGAGGCTCCCCCTGTTCCCTCTCCCACTCCCATTGCCAGGACCATGCCCCAGAGAAGCGCCTCCATGTCGAGACCGGCCAAGCCGCTGGTGAAGACCAGCTCCCTGCGACTCACCTACAGGGAGCAAGTGCGTCCCGGGGATGTGGGCAAGGTCAACAAGCTGATATCCCGTTTCGAGGGCGGAAGACCGAGACTCTGCCCCCGGCGAATGCACAGcgagggggaggaggaggcggaggaggtggaggtggatCTGCCGGAGATGGAGAAAATCCTGGAACTCCAGATGAGCGAAAAAAGAGCCGTGGACTCGGTGACACCAACGAATCGAGGAGCTGTGCTTATACCGCAAATAACTCTGAATAACAATAATCAGGATGATGATGAGATCGTTGGGAGTGGGAAAAAGAAAACCATGGAACTGGCTCTGGATCGCCAGAACTCCAATTGCAGCCGATCCGAATACGGTTCACCATTATCCTTTCCCAGCAGCCGGCGAAGCTCGACGCCCACCAACATTTCCATCCCGAATCTCAGTTCTAATCCCAACCAGAATCAGAAtctgaatcagaatcagaatccaAATCCCAATGCCAACCAAATCCTGCAGCACCAACGACGCAGCCGACGATCCATGACCCGCGACGATGACAATTTCTATAGCTTCGATAGCGACGAAG agaACAGCTACTACTCTATAAGTCCCTCGGGCAGCAGTCGCTATGTGGTGGAGATCTGA